A single region of the Panthera tigris isolate Pti1 chromosome B1, P.tigris_Pti1_mat1.1, whole genome shotgun sequence genome encodes:
- the LOC102965620 gene encoding testis development-related protein isoform X2 has translation MNRFYCSKDTLNPLVQGASFRGWKEVTSLFNKDDEQHLLERCKSPKSKGANLRLREELKTEKKSGFWDNLGLKQNIQSKKPDEIEGWEPPRLALEDVSAGPDDPASGRPSGPGWEEGAGGCSKYTSLASSGNSSRWSLRSAGKLVGIRRQSRGHLTDDWEELE, from the exons GTTCAGGGAGCAAGTTTCCGAGGCTGGAAGGAAGTGACTTCTCTGTTTAATAAAGACGATGAACAGCACCTGCTTGAAAGATGTAAATCCCCCAAGTCCAAAGG AGCTAACTTACGGCTGAGGgaagagctgaagacagagaagaaatcGGGATTTTGGGACAATTTGGGTTTAAAACAGAACATACAGTCGAAGAAGCCAGATGAGATCGAAGGCTGGGAGCCTCCCCGACTTGCTCTGGAGGACGTGAGCGCTGGGCCAGACGACCCCGCGAGCGGCCGCCCGTCCGGGCCGGGCTGGGAGGAGGGCGCTGGCGGCTGCAGCAAATACACCAGCCTGGCCAGCTCGGGGAACAGCTCGCGCTGGAGCCTCCGGTCGGCCGGGAAGCTGGTTGGCATCCGACGGCAGAGCCGAGGCCACCTGACCGACGACTGGGAGGAGCTGGAGTGA
- the LOC102965620 gene encoding testis development-related protein isoform X4: MEIQGSERVQGASFRGWKEVTSLFNKDDEQHLLERCKSPKSKGANLRLREELKTEKKSGFWDNLGLKQNIQSKKPDEIEGWEPPRLALEDVSAGPDDPASGRPSGPGWEEGAGGCSKYTSLASSGNSSRWSLRSAGKLVGIRRQSRGHLTDDWEELE; encoded by the exons GTTCAGGGAGCAAGTTTCCGAGGCTGGAAGGAAGTGACTTCTCTGTTTAATAAAGACGATGAACAGCACCTGCTTGAAAGATGTAAATCCCCCAAGTCCAAAGG AGCTAACTTACGGCTGAGGgaagagctgaagacagagaagaaatcGGGATTTTGGGACAATTTGGGTTTAAAACAGAACATACAGTCGAAGAAGCCAGATGAGATCGAAGGCTGGGAGCCTCCCCGACTTGCTCTGGAGGACGTGAGCGCTGGGCCAGACGACCCCGCGAGCGGCCGCCCGTCCGGGCCGGGCTGGGAGGAGGGCGCTGGCGGCTGCAGCAAATACACCAGCCTGGCCAGCTCGGGGAACAGCTCGCGCTGGAGCCTCCGGTCGGCCGGGAAGCTGGTTGGCATCCGACGGCAGAGCCGAGGCCACCTGACCGACGACTGGGAGGAGCTGGAGTGA
- the LOC102965620 gene encoding testis development-related protein isoform X3 yields the protein MSHRMSPRTLTFLVQGASFRGWKEVTSLFNKDDEQHLLERCKSPKSKGANLRLREELKTEKKSGFWDNLGLKQNIQSKKPDEIEGWEPPRLALEDVSAGPDDPASGRPSGPGWEEGAGGCSKYTSLASSGNSSRWSLRSAGKLVGIRRQSRGHLTDDWEELE from the exons ATGTCCCACAGAATGAGCCCGCGAACTCTGACCTTCCTG GTTCAGGGAGCAAGTTTCCGAGGCTGGAAGGAAGTGACTTCTCTGTTTAATAAAGACGATGAACAGCACCTGCTTGAAAGATGTAAATCCCCCAAGTCCAAAGG AGCTAACTTACGGCTGAGGgaagagctgaagacagagaagaaatcGGGATTTTGGGACAATTTGGGTTTAAAACAGAACATACAGTCGAAGAAGCCAGATGAGATCGAAGGCTGGGAGCCTCCCCGACTTGCTCTGGAGGACGTGAGCGCTGGGCCAGACGACCCCGCGAGCGGCCGCCCGTCCGGGCCGGGCTGGGAGGAGGGCGCTGGCGGCTGCAGCAAATACACCAGCCTGGCCAGCTCGGGGAACAGCTCGCGCTGGAGCCTCCGGTCGGCCGGGAAGCTGGTTGGCATCCGACGGCAGAGCCGAGGCCACCTGACCGACGACTGGGAGGAGCTGGAGTGA